A window of uncultured Litoreibacter sp. contains these coding sequences:
- a CDS encoding TIGR00282 family metallophosphoesterase: MKLLFLGDVMGRSGRAGVITHLARLREEWALDFVVVNGENATNGAGLSPAHAKELLDAGADVLTLGDHAFDQKDMLSFINQEPRIIRPLNFAKGAPGAGARVFEATRGRKVLVTQVLGQVFMKRAFEDPFGLIEQALKTHPLGGVVHAALVDVHCEATSEKMAMGHWCDGKASLVVGTHTHVPTADAMVLPGGTAFLSDAGMCGDYHSVIGMEKAEPMRRFVTGMVKGRFVPAGEEATLSGAYVETDDRTGKATRIVPVRQGGRLASSGPE; encoded by the coding sequence ATGAAGCTTTTATTTCTTGGCGATGTTATGGGGCGGTCTGGCCGCGCTGGCGTGATCACGCATCTGGCCCGTTTGCGCGAAGAGTGGGCGCTCGATTTTGTCGTCGTCAACGGCGAGAACGCCACGAACGGGGCAGGGCTGTCACCCGCTCATGCCAAAGAGCTGTTGGACGCCGGCGCAGATGTGCTGACCCTTGGCGATCATGCGTTTGATCAAAAGGACATGCTAAGTTTCATCAACCAGGAGCCGCGCATCATCCGCCCGCTGAATTTCGCCAAGGGCGCGCCGGGCGCTGGTGCGCGCGTGTTCGAGGCGACCCGAGGGCGCAAAGTGCTGGTGACCCAGGTGCTGGGCCAAGTGTTCATGAAGCGCGCGTTCGAGGACCCGTTTGGTTTGATAGAGCAGGCCTTGAAGACCCACCCGTTGGGCGGTGTGGTGCACGCCGCGTTGGTCGATGTGCATTGCGAGGCGACATCCGAGAAGATGGCCATGGGGCACTGGTGCGACGGCAAGGCATCCTTGGTGGTCGGCACCCATACTCACGTGCCGACCGCGGATGCCATGGTCCTGCCGGGTGGAACCGCGTTTTTGTCTGATGCAGGGATGTGCGGCGATTACCACTCGGTCATCGGGATGGAGAAGGCCGAACCGATGCGTCGGTTTGTGACCGGCATGGTAAAAGGTCGCTTTGTGCCCGCGGGCGAAGAGGCCACGTTGAGCGGTGCATATGTCGAAACCGACGATCGCACGGGCAAAGCGACGCGCATCGTTCCGGTGCGGCAGGGTGGGCGGCTCGCATCCTCCGGGCCGGAATAG